One Jannaschia sp. GRR-S6-38 genomic window carries:
- a CDS encoding phosphatase PAP2 family protein codes for MSRLTLSPRLVWLRRNVEIGILAALVLAVMAVWGFAELADEVIEGSTRDLDRDLLLLLRSAGDLADPLGPPWLEEMGRDLTALGGVIVLSLATLLTGGFFLMRRQWGSMLYLWAAVGGGILISSVAKELFDRPRPELVPHGSIVHTASFPSGHSMMAAVAYLTLGVLIARVLERRRLKAYVLAVAVGLTLLVGISRVYMGVHWPTDVAAGWMAGAGWAGICLIVARLLARRGHVEPDRDEGDQPDPAPVPEGR; via the coding sequence ATGTCCCGGCTGACCCTCTCCCCCCGGCTCGTCTGGCTGCGCCGCAATGTCGAGATCGGCATACTCGCCGCGCTCGTGCTGGCGGTGATGGCCGTCTGGGGCTTCGCCGAATTGGCCGACGAGGTGATCGAGGGCAGCACGCGGGACCTCGATCGCGACCTGCTGCTTCTGCTGCGCAGCGCGGGCGACCTGGCGGACCCGCTGGGCCCGCCCTGGCTCGAGGAGATGGGCCGCGACCTGACCGCGCTGGGCGGGGTGATCGTCCTGTCGCTGGCGACGCTGCTGACGGGCGGCTTCTTCCTGATGCGGCGGCAATGGGGCTCGATGCTCTATCTCTGGGCGGCGGTCGGCGGCGGCATCCTGATCTCGAGCGTCGCGAAGGAGCTCTTCGACCGGCCCCGGCCCGAGCTCGTGCCGCACGGCTCGATCGTGCACACGGCCAGCTTCCCCTCGGGGCATTCGATGATGGCCGCCGTCGCCTACCTGACGCTGGGCGTGCTGATCGCCCGGGTGCTGGAGCGGCGGCGCCTCAAGGCCTATGTGCTCGCCGTCGCGGTCGGGCTGACGCTCCTGGTGGGCATCAGCCGCGTCTATATGGGCGTGCATTGGCCGACCGACGTGGCGGCGGGCTGGATGGCGGGGGCGGGCTGGGCCGGGATCTGCCTGATCGTCGCGCGCCTGCTCGCGCGGCGCGGCCATGTCGAACCCGACCGCGACGAGGGCGACCAGCCGGACCCCGCACCCGTCCCCGAGGGCCGCTGA
- a CDS encoding cation diffusion facilitator family transporter, with protein sequence MLALKALAWRLTGSVAFLSDALESLVNVATAGVTLLALRVAARPADARHNWGHHKAEMLAAVGVGVLIVLSALAILREAALALRDPAPLVAPWAGIMVNLGAGVLNAIWCAVLFRTAKAARSRALAADARHLLSDVMSSAGVAVGVVLVALTGFAVLDPILGTCVALVILWSGWGVVQASLGGLMDEAVSPAAQTRLRAVIAETGAEAVQAHDIRTRHAGAVSFMEFHLVVPGDWSVARAHALCDRIEAALHAAEPGVQVTIHVEPEEKAKTQPGAIDL encoded by the coding sequence GTGCTCGCGCTCAAGGCGCTGGCCTGGCGATTGACCGGCTCGGTCGCCTTCCTGTCGGACGCGCTGGAAAGCCTCGTGAACGTCGCGACGGCGGGGGTCACGCTGCTCGCGCTGCGCGTCGCGGCCCGCCCGGCGGATGCGCGCCACAACTGGGGCCACCACAAGGCCGAGATGCTGGCCGCGGTCGGCGTGGGCGTGCTGATCGTGCTCTCGGCGCTGGCCATCCTGCGCGAGGCGGCGCTGGCGCTGCGCGACCCCGCGCCGTTGGTCGCGCCCTGGGCCGGCATCATGGTCAACCTGGGCGCCGGGGTGCTGAACGCGATCTGGTGCGCGGTGCTGTTCCGGACGGCGAAGGCGGCGCGGTCGCGGGCGCTGGCCGCCGATGCCCGTCACCTTCTCTCCGATGTCATGTCGTCCGCCGGTGTCGCCGTCGGCGTCGTGCTAGTGGCGCTGACGGGATTCGCCGTGCTCGACCCGATCCTCGGCACCTGCGTGGCACTGGTGATCCTCTGGTCCGGCTGGGGCGTGGTGCAGGCGTCGCTGGGCGGGCTGATGGACGAGGCGGTCAGCCCCGCGGCCCAGACTCGGCTGCGCGCCGTCATCGCCGAGACCGGGGCGGAGGCGGTGCAGGCCCACGACATCCGCACCCGCCATGCCGGGGCGGTCAGCTTCATGGAGTTCCACCTCGTCGTGCCCGGCGACTGGAGCGTGGCGCGCGCCCATGCCCTCTGCGACCGGATCGAGGCGGCGCTTCACGCGGCCGAGCCAGGCGTGCAGGTCACCATCCATGTCGAACCCGAGGAGAAGGCGAAGACGCAGCCCGGCGCGATCGACCTCTGA
- a CDS encoding NAD kinase gives MPNTARKIAFVASDTPEAQEALVALTERYGQCALEEADVVVALGGDGFMLQTLHATMHIEAPTYGMNRGTVGFLMNEYAETGLTARLEAAEIAVTNPLKMIATRSNGEVVEALAINEVSMLRAGPQAARLRISVDGRIRMEELVCDGALVATPAGSTAYNYSAHGPILPIGSDVLALTAMSAFRPRRWRGALLPRTAKVRFDVLNPEKRPMMAEADSRSVRDVVRVEVESDPSVCHRLLFDPGHGLEERLLREQFT, from the coding sequence ATGCCGAACACCGCACGAAAGATCGCCTTCGTCGCCTCGGACACGCCCGAGGCGCAGGAGGCGCTTGTCGCGCTGACCGAGCGCTACGGCCAGTGCGCGCTGGAGGAGGCGGACGTGGTGGTCGCGCTGGGCGGCGACGGGTTCATGCTCCAGACCCTGCACGCCACCATGCATATCGAGGCGCCGACCTACGGCATGAATCGCGGCACGGTCGGCTTCCTGATGAACGAATATGCCGAGACCGGCCTGACCGCGCGGCTGGAGGCGGCCGAGATCGCGGTGACCAATCCGCTGAAGATGATCGCCACGCGCAGCAATGGCGAGGTGGTCGAGGCCTTGGCGATCAACGAGGTGTCGATGCTGCGCGCGGGTCCGCAGGCGGCGCGGCTGCGGATCTCGGTCGACGGCCGCATCCGCATGGAGGAGCTGGTCTGCGACGGCGCGCTGGTGGCGACGCCCGCGGGCTCTACGGCCTACAACTACTCGGCCCACGGGCCGATCCTCCCCATCGGCTCGGACGTTCTGGCGCTGACGGCGATGTCGGCCTTCCGGCCCCGCCGCTGGCGCGGTGCGCTCCTGCCGCGCACGGCCAAGGTGCGCTTCGACGTGCTCAACCCCGAAAAGCGCCCGATGATGGCCGAGGCCGATTCGCGCTCGGTGCGCGACGTGGTCCGCGTCGAGGTCGAGAGCGATCCCTCGGTCTGCCACCGCCTGCTCTTCGATCCCGGTCACGGGCTGGAGGAGCGGCTCCTTCGCGAGCAGTTCACCTGA
- the glyA gene encoding serine hydroxymethyltransferase, which yields MTAPFRDDGFFTRSLSETDPEIAEATRQELGRQRDEIELIASENIVSRAVMEAQGGVMTNKYAEGYPGRRYYGGCQFVDVAETLARDRAKQLFGCGFANVQPNSGSQANQGVFTALLQPGDTILGMSLDAGGHLTHGAKPNQSGKWFNAVQYGVRQQDLLLDYDQVQELATEHRPKMIIAGGSAIPRIIDFARMREIADSVGAYLLVDMAHFAGLVASGHYPSPFPHAHVATTTTHKTLRGPRGGMILTDDAELAKKFNSAIFPGIQGGPLMHVIAAKAVAFGEALRPGFKDYQTQVISNARALADQLQKGGLDIVTGGTDTHLMLVDLRPKGVKGNATEDALGRAHITCNKNGIPFDDEKPMITSGIRLGTPAGTTRGFAEPEFRQIADLIVEVVDGLAAHGADGNSEVEAAVRGKVKALCDRFPIYPDL from the coding sequence ATGACCGCCCCCTTCCGCGATGACGGCTTCTTCACCCGCAGCCTGTCCGAGACCGACCCCGAGATCGCCGAGGCCACCCGCCAAGAGCTGGGCCGCCAGCGCGACGAGATCGAGCTGATCGCCTCCGAGAACATCGTCTCGCGCGCCGTGATGGAAGCGCAGGGCGGCGTGATGACCAACAAATACGCCGAGGGTTACCCGGGCCGGCGCTATTACGGCGGCTGCCAGTTCGTCGACGTGGCCGAAACGCTGGCCCGCGACCGCGCCAAGCAGCTGTTTGGCTGCGGCTTCGCAAACGTGCAGCCCAATTCGGGCAGCCAAGCCAACCAGGGCGTGTTCACCGCGCTGCTGCAGCCCGGCGACACGATCCTCGGCATGTCGCTCGACGCGGGCGGGCATCTGACGCATGGCGCCAAGCCCAACCAGTCGGGCAAGTGGTTCAACGCCGTGCAATACGGCGTGCGCCAGCAGGACCTGCTGCTCGACTACGACCAGGTGCAGGAATTGGCGACCGAGCACCGGCCCAAGATGATCATCGCCGGCGGCTCGGCCATCCCGCGGATCATCGACTTCGCCCGCATGCGCGAGATCGCCGACAGCGTGGGCGCGTACCTTCTGGTCGACATGGCGCATTTCGCGGGGCTCGTCGCCTCGGGCCACTACCCCTCGCCCTTCCCGCACGCCCATGTCGCGACCACGACGACGCACAAGACACTGCGGGGCCCGCGCGGCGGGATGATCCTGACGGACGATGCGGAGCTGGCGAAGAAGTTCAACTCGGCCATCTTCCCGGGCATCCAGGGCGGGCCGCTGATGCATGTCATCGCCGCCAAGGCCGTGGCCTTCGGCGAGGCGCTGCGGCCGGGCTTCAAGGATTACCAGACGCAGGTGATCTCGAACGCCCGCGCGCTGGCCGACCAGCTGCAGAAGGGCGGGCTCGACATCGTCACGGGCGGGACGGACACGCATCTGATGCTGGTCGATCTGCGGCCCAAGGGCGTGAAGGGCAACGCGACCGAGGACGCGCTGGGCCGCGCGCATATCACCTGCAACAAGAACGGCATCCCCTTCGACGACGAGAAGCCGATGATCACCTCGGGCATCCGCCTGGGCACGCCCGCGGGCACCACCCGCGGCTTCGCCGAGCCGGAGTTCCGCCAGATCGCCGACCTGATCGTCGAGGTGGTGGACGGGCTGGCGGCGCATGGCGCCGACGGCAATTCCGAGGTCGAGGCGGCGGTGCGCGGGAAGGTCAAGGCGCTGTGCGACCGGTTCCCGATCTACCCCGATCTCTGA
- a CDS encoding class II histone deacetylase, translating into MTTGFFHDERCLWHGGGNYAQMAPVGGLVQPIAGGGGLPEDPETKRRLVNLMRVTGLMSDLSERSAPMLDREDLLQVHPAAYLDAFEAASDAGGGELGLRAPFGPGGYDIARLSAGLVSGALEAVLQGALGNAYALSRPPGHHCTADWPNGFCLLANIALAVRRAQALGLCRRVAVLDWDVHHGNGTEAIFADDPEVLTVSIHQANNYPLDTGGFETRAQANLNVPLPPGCGHDSYLEAMERLALPAIRAHEPEVIVIACGLDAGAFDPLGRMLAHAGTFRAMTRQVMALAAETCDGRVVMAHEGGYSEVYVPFCTHAILEEMSGSAVRAEDPFAATLAQRQPEADFRAFVSDRIGAMAAARGLSSRTPRHALKARD; encoded by the coding sequence ATGACGACCGGATTCTTCCACGACGAACGCTGCCTCTGGCATGGCGGCGGCAACTACGCGCAGATGGCCCCGGTGGGCGGGCTGGTTCAGCCCATCGCCGGCGGCGGCGGGCTGCCCGAGGATCCCGAGACCAAGCGGCGGCTGGTGAACCTGATGCGGGTGACCGGCCTGATGAGCGATCTGTCGGAGCGCAGTGCCCCGATGCTGGACCGCGAGGACCTGCTGCAGGTCCATCCGGCCGCGTATCTCGACGCGTTCGAGGCGGCCTCTGACGCCGGCGGCGGCGAGCTGGGGCTGCGCGCGCCCTTCGGGCCGGGCGGCTACGACATCGCGCGACTGTCGGCGGGGCTGGTGAGCGGCGCGCTGGAGGCGGTGCTGCAGGGGGCGCTCGGCAATGCCTACGCCTTGTCGCGCCCGCCGGGGCATCACTGCACCGCCGACTGGCCGAACGGCTTCTGCCTTCTCGCCAATATCGCGCTGGCGGTGCGCCGCGCGCAGGCGCTGGGGCTCTGCCGCCGCGTCGCGGTGCTGGACTGGGACGTGCATCACGGCAACGGGACCGAGGCGATCTTCGCCGACGATCCGGAGGTGCTGACCGTCTCGATCCACCAGGCGAATAACTACCCGCTCGACACCGGCGGGTTCGAGACGCGGGCGCAGGCCAACCTGAACGTCCCGCTGCCCCCGGGCTGTGGCCATGACAGCTATCTGGAGGCGATGGAGCGGCTCGCCCTGCCCGCGATCCGCGCGCACGAACCGGAGGTGATCGTCATCGCCTGCGGGCTGGATGCCGGGGCCTTCGATCCGCTGGGCCGGATGCTGGCCCATGCCGGAACCTTCCGCGCGATGACCCGGCAGGTGATGGCGCTGGCCGCCGAGACCTGTGACGGCCGCGTCGTGATGGCGCATGAGGGCGGCTATTCCGAGGTCTACGTGCCGTTCTGCACCCACGCGATCCTGGAAGAGATGTCGGGCAGCGCGGTCCGGGCCGAGGATCCCTTCGCCGCCACGCTGGCGCAGCGACAGCCGGAGGCCGATTTCCGCGCCTTCGTCTCGGACCGGATCGGCGCGATGGCGGCGGCCCGCGGCCTGTCGTCCCGCACACCGCGGCATGCATTGAAAGCGCGCGATTGA
- a CDS encoding CoA transferase subunit A, producing MRKVYGSAADALDGLLFDGMFIAAGGFGLSGIPEHLLEAIRAAGTKDLTFASNNAGVDDFGIGILLQTRQVKKMISSYVGENAEFMRQYLSGELELEFNPQGTLAERMRAGGCGIPGFYTRTGVGTQIAEGKEHKEFPTGPDGAPETYIMERGIVADLAIVKAWKADTTGNLVFRKTARNFNPPAAMCGKVCVAEVEEIVQPGELNPDHIHLPGIYVHRLIQGDHEKRIEKVTTRPRPEGVSPGA from the coding sequence ATGAGGAAGGTCTACGGCTCGGCAGCGGATGCGCTGGACGGGCTCCTCTTCGATGGCATGTTCATCGCCGCGGGCGGCTTCGGCCTGTCCGGCATCCCCGAGCATCTGCTCGAAGCGATCCGCGCGGCGGGCACGAAGGACCTGACCTTCGCGTCCAACAACGCCGGCGTGGACGATTTCGGGATCGGCATCCTGCTGCAGACCCGCCAGGTGAAGAAGATGATCTCCTCCTATGTGGGCGAAAACGCGGAGTTCATGCGCCAGTACCTCTCGGGCGAGCTGGAGCTCGAGTTCAATCCGCAGGGTACCCTGGCCGAGCGGATGCGCGCCGGCGGCTGCGGCATCCCGGGCTTCTATACAAGGACCGGCGTGGGCACGCAGATCGCCGAGGGCAAGGAGCACAAAGAGTTCCCCACCGGCCCGGACGGCGCGCCCGAAACCTACATCATGGAGCGCGGCATCGTCGCCGACCTGGCCATCGTGAAGGCGTGGAAGGCGGACACGACTGGCAACCTCGTGTTCCGCAAGACCGCGCGCAACTTCAACCCGCCGGCCGCGATGTGCGGCAAGGTCTGCGTGGCCGAGGTCGAGGAGATCGTGCAGCCGGGCGAGCTCAACCCCGACCACATCCACCTGCCCGGCATCTATGTCCACCGCCTGATTCAGGGCGATCACGAGAAGCGGATCGAGAAGGTCACGACCCGCCCCCGCCCGGAGGGCGTGAGCCCTGGCGCCTGA